The DNA segment TtgagaggttttcttttttcattttgctgAAATTTAGCACTGTTGCCAAAACGCCTCAAAGCATGTTTCTTTTGTGATGATGGCTGATTCTGGCTCTCGGCCTCATTGTCCAGTTTGCATTGCACAAGTTTGATGAAGGAACACTTTGATTCTTCAGATTGCATTGCAGGTCTGACATCAGTGAAATTGGAAATACCCCAAAAAATGACCAAGTTATATTTTCTAATTACGTgtatgtaaaaacaaaacagaaagttTTATTTAAGTTTTGAGTCTGTGCTTTTAAGTTATATTTCTTATGAAACCTTatcaaataataaaaacattacagTTTTGTATATAAAAACTTTTCAGATAATATCCTCTTTGATTTTCAGACCTGTGACCTCTTTTCTGAGAAATAGAGAGAGATAGTGAGAAAAAGAAGATAGAGGAAGTGGGTAGGAGGTGAGAGTAAAAGGTCTGGTGCTGTATTACACTTATAGCTTCAActcattgtttttaaaatgtggtttCTATTTTGTTGCAGAGTGTTTGTTGCAGGTATATTCAGGAGCATTAACAAACTTTGCTTATATCTGATCTGTCTGTCAATATAGTAAGAATTGTCCAATTGAAAACTAAATTTaggttaaaaaaggaaatggtAATACCCCGCAACTACTTTTTACCTGCTTTATCTTTGGAGGCACAGGGCCATTTTTAAGATTGTTTGTGGAGACAAATTTTTCATTAAGCAACACAGATTTTTCAATATTGATGGATTGCGGATGGATGCAAAGGATGTTTCTTTACCTCCTAATCCCAGgtattaaatacatttattattagtattattattatcaatattattattgttgttgttgttgttaacaatataataataataataggctGAACTCTTTTTTAATTGATCACATTTAATTGACATTTTTTGacattcagatttatttatgtaAACTATGCGTTTGTAATGTTTTAGAATTATCCTGTGCAATGTAtaattattcttttaaaattggATTCAGATCAATatttaatataataaaaaagTTTTATCATAAGTAAAAGATTATGTTATaaggtgtttctttttttgataGAAAGGATGGTGCCTCTTCTAATTTATTGTGTTTCTGTCACTTTAGGGGTTTCTACATTAATCACAGTCCATCAGCCTCCTTTTGTTATCACAGTCTTGGGTAATGATGTTATAATGCCATGCCATATTTCCAGTGATGACACTCTGAGCCCACCAGTTCTGTATTGGGAGTATCCGGACAGAACCAAATTGTGGCCCCCCTCTGAAAAATTTAAGCAACGTGTTGATCGTGTGGATGAAAATAAGCAATCTCTAAACAAATCCATAATTCTTAAGAATGTCCAGTGGGTGGACAGTGGAAACTATCTGTGCAAATTGTCTGTCCTCACCGCTGAGACCAAAATTCCATACAGGActaaaggaaatgaaacaagACTCATCAtttatggtaaaaaaaaaaagaatggttGTTgtatggttgttgtttttttttaaaaagctgaagaattgtgtgtgtgtgtgtgtgtgtatgcatgtatgtatgtatgtatgtatgtatgtatgtatgtatgtgtgtgtgtgtgtgtgtatgcatgcatgtgtgtttgtctatatatagacatacacacatacacacacacacacacacacacacacatatatatatagtgcTAGAGAACCTAACCATATAGCAATCCATTACAGCTGGAAAAGGGAAATGATGTgttgctattttttttcttcgttATATTACTCAACAATAGTCACAGAAGAATCACTAGCAAACTTCTCAAGAAATGtgcagaggaaaaaaatcttttatcaTTTCTCACAATGTCAAGCATAATGTGGCAACAGTTACCGGTACTTACACTCCCTTCATTAAAAGGAGGTCCATGATGTAGTGCATTGGAATAAAATCTACTTTATTTTACCCTAAGAAGTTTTTTTATGACAGCTTTTTCAAATGCAAATATTGCAACTGGCCAGAGGAATTTAAAGAATACATTTAGTAAAATGATGACAGTAAATTTTGTATTAAAGCTTGATGAAAGAATAAGACAGGTTAATATCCCTGCTGATACGATTTGTATACGCACGATTTGGAGCACTTAACAACTGATTTTGTTGAAGTTGGGCTCTTTAGAAGCAGAAGACCTTTAAATATGTCATGAAATGTCATTAAATTAGCTTAAATGGTGTAGGAGATACAACAGGTTCAACATAAAGGTTTTTCTCAGTTATGAACAATTTCCCTCGCTGCATTTAATATGGGAGTTAATGGCAGAGGTGAGTGGACCTGTCGGCGCAGCAGCCCGTTTTACAAAGTGCTAATTGATTTAATGTTGTAAAATTGACATTTGTGAGTTAAAATagtatgtttttttgtttgtgggACCTTCTGAGGCAGAGTTATGATGATTTGTttgtcaggctttcaaatgttTTCAGCCTGCTACATTCTAGGTCACGTGGTCCACAATCACGTCAGCCATTGACACAATAATAAATGAGGGTTGGGCAAGAAATTCCAGGGCCCCTTGTGGGGGCTTCTTTAGACTTATTACTCCGAGTACTTTCACAAGATGTATTCAGACCcttatatattttaaagtttgaatAGTGTTTCTAGGTGAATGTATGGCAATGTATGGAGTTGTTGGCCCTCAAAAATGGGTCAGGTTATGTGACCTTTTCATGGCCTCCCCTATTACCGGTAGTTAACAAGGGATATTTTAGCCACAACCCCCCAGTACCCCATATATATTTGCTGATCTCCTACAATTGTAACTTGTACACCTAGGAGGCACATAGAATGAGATATGGAACATGAAACCAAATATTAGAAGCATCAAAAACCAGCAGATTCAACAACatgagtttaaaaatgtttttctggAAGATAAAAAAGGCTTAAAAATTAAAGTGGGCCTTTAGTTTTTGGAAAACTACCACTTATCCAAAAGGCTTCTGCAATTAACTAAATTAACTAGGTACAGTTAATTTGCTTTATGAAAGTCATGTCATGTACTGTTGGCTCTGAATGATTGTAAAACTTTATTAGTATTTTTTAGATTAGCTTCCAAAGTAGAAACATTTTCTTAAATCCTTGTCCCATATCACAAATATGTGTATTGAACACTATTTTACATCTCTTTTCAGACACTGTGATTTTTGACGTCACTCACAACAGGTCGCTGCTCAGCTGTCAAGTTAATGTTTCTGCAGATCCAGGATTTGTTTTGTCCATTCTTTATAATGGCCACAAAATCCGTAGCGGCAAGCCTGAATGTTGGGAGCGGGGCTGTAATCTGGCTCCTCAGCTCCACGTCTTGCTATCTGTGACCATTTCACTGACACATGGAGGGAAATATGAGTGTCAGCTACACTTCAACAAAACCCTGCTAACAAAGATGGTTTCTGACTACATTATGCATGGTAATATTTTCAATTTTCACATGCAATGTTGGCCTTTACAATAAATAATGGATTAATGGGAAATGCTGTAGATTGTTCAGAACAATGAGGGAAATTTACTGCTAACAACATTGTTTTAATAATTTAGTTGAATTTAGGAAATGTTTCTGTTAATGGGAAGTTTTTTGTATGTTGGTAGAGCTCTTTGACATAATTTTGTTGTCAGCCCTTCCAAACAGACCCTGGTCTGCgatagaatgtgtttttatccTATATAAATATATCCGGATATTATTCTTGAATAGTTGTGTCCTGAGTTGTTCTCTTCTGTAACTGTATAACTTCACATCtgtgcatttctgttttttaGAGCAGGATGTGGAAATTTTTCCCGAGCCATGGCTATACTATGGGGGATTCCTTACAACACATTTTGTCACCCTGTCTGTcatcacagctgctctgctgacaTGCAGGAGAGGAGTCCATCAACCTGACTAAGAGTACCCTGGTATCTGAATTCCAAGTCCTTGGAATTTTCATAAAACACTGAATTTTTaatctctttgtttttttataatcTATGACCATTTGCAAATATTTCAATATTGCTTCAAAATAGCTGATATTAAGTCCCACTGCACCATAAATTCACATACGGGGTCACATAAAGACATAAATCTTTAACTTTATATGTTACTGTTCTGTGATTGGTTACATTATGCTATCATTCTTACAGGATGTTTGCTTTaggttttgtttccttttcttaagAAATGTCCTTTTCTCAAGTAAAATATTTTAAACCACATGCAATGGAGATTTGCTCATTTCTCCCCTCTAGTAGCTGTGAAAGTAATAATAACAGAGAGTGAAAAGAATGAATGATGCTTCTTTTGTTACCATAACGACCATATATATTTAAAGAGGATCTATAAAAGTAATatgaaaaatgtttaaaaaatgaattaatattacaaatgaaataataaatataaataaaataaacacacccaTGGTGCAATCTGAGAGAACAGAATCTAatctgagctgctgcagtgCATTacgcccctccctccctcagctACCCCAAAGGCCGATTAACACAGCATCCTTGCTGTGTCACACCATGTCATTTCCAGAATCTGCCTTCCTTGTCCTCTCCCAGCATCAGAGGGATTTACATGATGGTCAGACATTTCTGTCCTTGaaagcaaagacaaagaggaattTAAGAAGTTTTCCAGTTCTCTTTTCTGCACCTGATACGGAAGAAGCTCAGGTCATTGTGTGGCCAAAGCCACCCAACTCTCCATCAGGAGTTTGTCAGTGAGGACAAACGTAATGAATCTGTTTCTATCAGCAGAAGAAACTGAAGAGGTTGTTCTGGAGTTGCAATTTTCTTGTGCCTCAAACTCATAGGGCTGGAATGCTGAATGATGGTGCTCCTGCTTCTCCACAATGCAGAAGGCAGCTTTGGAAATATGCCTTCCTGGGTTCATCTGCTGTTGACCTTTCAAAACTACCCAGAGCCTGTGAGCACCTTGCAACTAAGAAAGCCATGTGGTTCAAGAGGCTGGATGCGTCACTTGAGTATATTAGTAACAACCCGATTGTGACGTAGACCATGCTTTATCTGCAGATGTGAAACTGCAATAGCTCTGATAAGAAGCACTGAAGTTTCTAATTTTTAGCCAAAGCCAATAGAAGAAGAAATACTTCACTGCAAATTTAGAAACACTGACAATTGTTATGAAGCACTGTTAATTAGTTCCCATTAAAAgcagacatacacacatcacTGAACTGGCCAAGCTGATGGGTGTACCAAGAAGTATAAATAGTTGAACAAAACCACTtttggagagaggagaggttgaAATCTGAAACTCGAAAAGATTCCACCCACTGGTAACCTAACACGCTTACAGTGAGAGAGAGCCTGGACCTCTGAATCATTCAGAGAAGATCTTCTCTTTTCCATTCTCAAGTGTGTGCACACCGTGGTTGAGAAACCATGACAGCTACAACCGATGTTCTTTCTTCAGTCAGGATACTAGTTCTGCTGTTGCTACTTCCGGTTCTACTGGCACTTCAAGGTAAATTGGCATTACTCAGATCGCCCATAGTTACAATGTGACAGCAACGTGTTGGCATTCTCAATTACCACCTCATGTTCACTGACCGAGCCGCTTGATGATTTCTCACTGGCACTTATTTTATCACCACCTTTTTATGTCAGCAATGTTGGGGtggctttctgtgtgtgtgtgtgtgtgtgtgtgtgtgagtctgtgtgtgtgtgtgtgtgtgtgtgtgtgtgtgtgtgtgtgtgtgtgtttatcgaTCCTTGTGCAGGACCGCAAAAAGGCAATTTtcataaaaatgaaattacGCCTTTTGGAAGCATTGACATTGACATCAGAGCTTAACCCTCCTTACATGTTCTTTGATGTGTTAATAATGTGATAAAACAAGTTTTAGAAAATGAATTTGGAGAGGCTGAATATATTTTCTATTGATCCTAAAACTCTTCATTAATAGAATGATTCTCAAATAACTTTATAGATTATTGGATAACCttaatgaaataaatgtatcaaaTTGTTGTGCCTGGCAAGTATTCCAAAAGAGTTATTTTTTAAGATTGCTAAAGCCGTCCTATGCTTTTGGCATTTATCTTAAAGGACAGATTAGGTTTACAACTTCCAATACTGCTTCCATTTATTAATTTCTAGCTTTAAAATACAGGCTTAGCTGCATACTCTATCACTCTTGACATACCGTCTGTTGACACATCACAGCACAATCTACACGCACAGCCATGTCCAACATCTACCATCTTAATGTCATACTTCAATATCAATATTTGATCCGATTAGACTTTTGGAGAAAATAGCATTATGTAAGATTAGAAGAGATTAAAATTATATGCAATTACACAGTGAGgttcatctcatctcatcttcttGAATGCTTTATCCCTTTAGaagtcacggggagggtgcacatatgggcaaaggcacggtccacccctggatgagttgccagttcatcacaggaccctctgtgagcaattgtgggttTCAAGAacacctcagcagtgctccaAGGGTGTTTTGGCaacttcccctactaccagaacaccttccatgttttggcCACACTGGAGCCCAGtcctcaacagactgagctcccaGCACCCCATAGTGAGGGTCATGTTTCCTTCAGCTATAAGGGTTTTGAGTCCATACACGCTTTCTTGCAGCATGTGGATATTTAACCTGCACATCTCCAGGAAGGATGATTCTTGGTGAAAACAGCACTCCAAAACCAAATCCACGTGTATTTAGGCCCATTCCACCAGTCCACGTCTGCACAAACAAGAAACCTATATTGGAACATTTccaccaaaaaagaaaatgtaatagGACATTGGATTTGACCTGAAACTCAACTTCATGAAACTCAAACCGTCCAGCTACTATAATTCATCTACCATAAAACATatataaaacataaaacataGCAGAATGTTGGGGCTTAATGATTTTAAACAGTGGGCCAGCTGTtgagaaaacatgcaaaaaaaaaatcctcctattttttttttttatattcacAGCAATGATTTATTTGTTCCAGTTGGCATGTGCCATCGGTAATAGGTCTTCGGCAACGCCCCTACTTTCTCATATCTCCAGTGAAGTTGTTTGTGACATCTAGGAAAACAGACGTTGTCCTTTTGACTACTCCTTGATTTTTATTTAGTGGTTCCTTTAGTTTTCATTAAGTTTAGGTGTTCTTCAGTGGACCATCTCATTTTTGCCAGCTCTCAGAGCATTGGAACAACTGATATTAGTGATTAATGTGCTTCCTAATCTGCAATTTCTGGAACATCTGTTGCATAATCCTGACTTTCAGTCCTGAGATTATGCAATGGATTAGCCTTTTTGAAGCTCAATCGTGCTACTGTTGCTGAGGGATGGTGAACTGATGTTACCTTCTGTTTTTGTTACTGTGCCTTCTCACTGTCTTCTTAGCTTACTTCCAGCCTCAGACAGTCaagtgcagctctgctcacctGGCAGAAGCTCTTTGTATCATCAGACTGTCTCATACAGTGTTCCTGATGGTGTCATGTCTTTTTTGGACTTTCTGTCATACAAATAAGACTTCAAATATCTTCCTATTTGACTCTTCTCTGacataaaatgtgtttatgtgttccAGAGTACGTATTCCCTCTGCGGACTCTAAATTTGCTGTCTGCCTGCCATAATTTGTGCTTATGTCTTAACGTTTTACACAGTACTAGACTAAAATGTTAACATCATTGCTTATTAATATTTAAGACAATGTACTCATGCTATTGCTGTACAAAAATGATTGGTTTGTTGTGATTTTCCATGGATGAATGACTTTCACTGACCTCAACCGAGGATCAGCTGTATTCCTGACAGCTGGTACAGCTGAGAGCACCATGTGATAAACAAGTCACGTGTATTAGATAGGAATGTCAGATTTCAACAGAAAAATATGAGGGAAaacattatattttattttctcctaCCATCGCTCTTCTGAATGAGAACACCTGATCCCGAATCAAAAGTGTGTATTGTGATTGACATGGAATGAAAGCTTGCTAAAGACCCAGTCAGATCCTTTTTTATATTATTAAATGTGATCCTCTATATCATACATGCTAACTTTGAATCTatgatttttaataaatatgaCACTGGTTTTGTCATTGAAAGACGCTGTCCTGGCGTAATTTGGAAATCAGAAATCAGAAGTTAAATCCTTGCCGAGACATTTTGAGGTTGCATTGCACAGTTTCCCCTGTGCTTGGGGTACAACGATAATATTCTCATATAAATTTCAACTTCTGAAGCTGTCCTTtcccttatttccttttttctctatGCAGCCAGAGTTACAACTACCGCTTTCTCATAGTTTAGTAAAAATGGCCATTACATCTAAAACTTGTGCtaactttttctttctttcttctctttcatctgATCCTGTGGCATGGTAGCATTGGTATTGCATCTTCTTTGTGTCCTTTTCATCTATCACCTatagaagaacacacacacacacacacacacacacataatgttTGCATCCAGACTGGACCAGTGGTGTTGTTGCCAGTTAAGTCTTTTCCCAAGATCACAAGTAATTTTAGCAATATTTGATCATATCTCAGTTCAAGGTCACCACACTTCCTTTTATCCTTTAAGttagtgaaaacacacacacacacacacacacacacacacacacacacacacacacacacacacacacacacacatacatacatacatacatgcacacaaatatactgttttttttgtatgtgCATATATATATTGGTATATGCATACATAGTTGACATTTAACAGAATGTAAGAAAATGGCTGAGATACGGAGGGGTCTATGAGCACTGcaaaggtacccttgagcaaggtgctgaaCCCCCCAAATGCTAACATAGGTGCCAGTGATGAGCTGGCAACTGATTCAGGGGTGGATCAGTGCCAGCACCCTCTAGTGACCCCGAAAATAATACAGCAGTCAGGAAAGAAAATTGCTGCTCACTTCAGTCTTTTTATTTCCCCTCAGTCCTGCTGATGAAAATCATCTACatacaaaaaataaattcaaattgttgagtggaaataaaaaaaaaaaagtaaaaaaaaaaaaaaagcacattcgttaaataaaaaaagaaagaagaaatgcAGGCAAATACTCTTTGGGGGAAAGCATGCAAAATGATTTGGTAACTTGCATTTATCACAGCACCTTCTGTCAGTTTGCCTGTAGTTGCTTCCTGGTAGGAATCTTGCTGCCATCAGAAGGACCGAGCATCATTTTCATCACCACCTGTTCTTCATCCTTTgtgctctgcagcttctctgtgCTGTGGAGCCTGTGTGGAACTGGACTCGGACACTGAGGCTGTTGTCAATCAAGGCTTCAAACTGGGTTGCATCTCCTGCAAGATGAGGGGTGAAGTACGGGCAATGACTTCTGTCAGCTGGTACTTCAAAGCTGCAGAGGATGCAAACTTCTCTCATGTGAGTTAACTTTGAACCTACAACACAACACCTCCATTTCAATGTCCTAGTCAGAGATTTTCTAAAATACTGACCTCTTTTTAATGTCTACCTGGTAAATGTTAACAAATCTGTgactaaaaaaaatatgtacatAATGTCATACATTTTATTAAATGGAATTctgtggtgtgttttttttcagatttcaaAGTAAAGCAGCCAGCAATATAAGAAAGGTTCTGATTACATTCaaatgattttttatttatgatttaaacAAATATATAATCAATAGAATTCTCTGAATGCATCCATCACAATATTGTTTGCATCCATCACTGGGAACAGACTGTTGCATATGTCATGAGAGTGAACCAGCCCAGTTGTGCATAATTTATAACAGCTTGTTTTTAAGCCTCAGCTGTCTGAAGGATGGCTTTTAGCATGTACTTAGACGTGGAGGAAACCCATTAGATAAAAGATGCCCCTTTTcaccaggaagtgcagcagtATGGTTGTAACTTCAGTTTAAACCACACAGATACAACACTAATGTTATTTCATCAAGGATGTCTAAAAAGCTGAATATCCATCTTCAACTGCATCTGCGACGTGTGTTTGACCCCCCTGTTCAGGGTGGCGAGTCACTTCATTGCCTCTTGTCCCACCCGGCCAAAGGGGTTAAGCTCCTCAGTGCAAGCAGGGGCACTGGCAATCTGTCACTCTTTCTGCTCCAAGGCGTCCAGATTAAGTCTGTCCAGTACACTCTCATGGCAACATGAGACTCTCACTTTGAGTGTTTTGGTGGATTCAGGTGCTGATGGATACTTCATAGACGGTGGTGAGGCAGTCCAATGTTTCCACAGTGGAGCCAGTCAGTTTTTGCAGTTGTTTGTCATTCCCTCCCCGCTGTCCTCGGGTCCTCGTGGTTAAGGCGCCACAACCCTCAATTTAACTGGTTGTCAGGTGTGCTCACGGGCTGGAGCGCTTCCTGCTACTCTTGTCTTCAGTCTGCTCATTCCTCCCTACCTGTATGCAGAGTTCCTTCTTCCGAGCTACCTGACCTGTCTTCAGTGCAAGAGTTATATCACGACCTTGCAGTCCTTCAGTAAGGAGCGTGCTCTCATTACCCCCGCATAGACCCTATGACTGTTGCATTGATCTCCTTCCTGGGGCGCCGCTTCCGTCTGGCCGTTTATACCACCTCTCCAGACCCAAACAGGAGGCAATGGAGAGGTATGTGACAGACTCGTTGGCTGCTGGTCTGATCCGCTTTCTCTTCTCCTGTCGGTGCAGGATTTTCTTTGTCCAGAAGGACGGTTCCCTGTGGCCACGCATTGACTATCGTGGTCACAATGAGATCACTGAAGAATAAAtaccctctccccctccttgatGCTGCTTTCAGTCCTCTCCACAAAGCCTGTTTTTTCACCAAGCTTGAGTTTTTTGCAGTTGCAGGTCAAGCTTGGTGATAGTATCATCCCATCCGGGTCTGGCAGGGGGATGAGTGGAAGATGTCTTTCAATACACCCCTTGGACACTTTGAATATTTAGTAATGCCTTTTTGGTTGACTAATGACCGGgttggtagtccctctttttaagaagggggaccggagggtgtgttccaactatagggggatcacactcctcagcctcccaggtaaggtctattcaggggtactggagaggagggtctgccggatagtcgaacctcagattcaggaggagcaatgtggttttcgtcctgggcgtggaacagtggaccagctctacaccttcagcagggtcctcgaaggtgcatgggagtttgcccaaccagtccacatgtgttttgcggacttggagaaggcattcgaccgtgtccctcggggggtcctgtggggggtcctccgagagtatggggtgtcgggcccgctgatacgggccgtccgctccctgtatgatcggtgtcagagtttggtccgcattgctggcagtaagtcgaattTGTTTCCGGTGaaggttggtctccgccagggctgccctttgtcaccgattctgttcaaaatttttatggacagaatttctaggtgcagtcatggtgttgagggggtccggtttggtgacctcaggatcgggtctctgctttttgcagatgatgtggtcctgttggcgtcatcggcccgtaacctccaactatcactggatcggttcgccgccgcatgtgaagcggctgggatgagaatcagcacctccaaatccgaggccatggttctcaaccgaaaaaaggtggagtgccttctccaggtcaaagtggagatcctgccccaagtggaggagttcaagtacctcggggtcttgttcacgagtgagggaagaatggagcaggaggtcgacaggcaatgcggactctgcaccggtccgtagtggtgaagagagagctgagcgaagctctcgatttaccagtcgatcttcgttcctaccctcacctatggtcatgagctttgggtaatgaccgaaagaacaagatcacgagtacaagcggccgaaatgagcttcctctgtagggtggctgagctctcccttagagacagggtgagaagctctgtcatccgggaggagctcggagtagagccgctgctcctccgcgttgagaggagccagatgaggtggcttgggcatctagttaggatgccccctagacgcctccctggtgaggtgtttagggcatgtccctccggtaggagacccctggGAAGACCTaggacacattggagagactatgtctctcgactggcatgggaacgcctggggatccctctggatgagctggaagaggtagctggggagagggaagtctgggcttctcttcttaggctgttGCCCCCACGACccaaccccggataagcggtagaggatggatggatggatggatggatggatggatggatggatggataacaTGAACATGAGACAAGTTGAGATAAACCTGTAAAAAACGCAAAATACAAGCTCTCCATGTCCAATTAAGGTTGCAAGCTGTAATTGTA comes from the Takifugu rubripes chromosome 7, fTakRub1.2, whole genome shotgun sequence genome and includes:
- the LOC105418524 gene encoding uncharacterized protein isoform X2 is translated as MDCGWMQRMFLYLLIPDTVIFDVTHNRSLLSCQVNVSADPGFVLSILYNGHKIRSGKPECWERGCNLAPQLHVLLSVTISLTHGGKYECQLHFNKTLLTKMVSDYIMHEQDVEIFPEPWLYYGGFLTTHFVTLSVITAALLTCRRGVHQPD
- the LOC105418524 gene encoding uncharacterized protein isoform X1, with translation MDCGWMQRMFLYLLIPGVSTLITVHQPPFVITVLGNDVIMPCHISSDDTLSPPVLYWEYPDRTKLWPPSEKFKQRVDRVDENKQSLNKSIILKNVQWVDSGNYLCKLSVLTAETKIPYRTKGNETRLIIYDTVIFDVTHNRSLLSCQVNVSADPGFVLSILYNGHKIRSGKPECWERGCNLAPQLHVLLSVTISLTHGGKYECQLHFNKTLLTKMVSDYIMHEQDVEIFPEPWLYYGGFLTTHFVTLSVITAALLTCRRGVHQPD